One segment of Micromonospora parathelypteridis DNA contains the following:
- a CDS encoding putative protein N(5)-glutamine methyltransferase — protein sequence MATPSFSDRSALVGRLRAAGCVYAEDEADLLLAAADDPATLADLTERRVAGEPLEYLLGWAEFCGLRIAVDAGVFVPRGRTALLVEAAAALTGPAPAVVDLCCGSGATTVALAHRLTPRWLAAADIDPVAVACARRNLAGLAAEVFEGDLFAPLPRQWRGRLDLVVANAPYVPTDAVALMPPEARLHEAPVALDGGPDGLSVLRRVGVDAARWLAPGGHLVVEAGTTQVEALCAAFDAAGLVPTVRHDEDLDATAVTAQRP from the coding sequence ATGGCAACACCATCTTTCAGCGACCGGTCCGCACTCGTGGGGCGGCTGCGCGCCGCTGGCTGCGTCTACGCCGAGGACGAGGCGGACCTGCTGCTGGCCGCCGCCGACGATCCGGCGACGTTGGCCGACCTGACCGAGCGTCGGGTCGCCGGCGAGCCACTGGAGTATCTGCTCGGCTGGGCGGAGTTCTGCGGCCTGCGGATCGCCGTCGACGCGGGCGTCTTCGTGCCGCGCGGCCGGACGGCCCTGCTGGTCGAGGCGGCGGCCGCGCTGACCGGCCCGGCCCCGGCCGTGGTCGACCTCTGCTGCGGGTCCGGGGCCACCACGGTCGCGCTGGCGCACCGCCTCACGCCGCGCTGGCTGGCCGCCGCCGACATCGACCCCGTGGCGGTGGCGTGCGCCCGACGCAATCTCGCCGGGCTGGCCGCCGAGGTGTTCGAGGGCGACCTGTTCGCGCCGCTGCCTCGGCAGTGGCGGGGCCGGCTGGACCTGGTGGTGGCCAACGCCCCGTACGTGCCGACCGACGCGGTGGCGCTGATGCCGCCGGAGGCGCGGTTGCACGAGGCCCCCGTGGCGCTCGACGGCGGACCGGACGGGCTCTCCGTGCTGCGGCGGGTGGGTGTCGACGCGGCCCGCTGGCTTGCCCCTGGTGGACACCTGGTGGTCGAGGCCGGGACCACGCAGGTGGAGGCGCTCTGCGCCGCGTTCGACGCGGCCGGCCTGGTGCCGACTGTGCGGCACGACGAGGACCTGGACGCCACCGCGGTAACCGCCCAACGCCCCTGA